A DNA window from Porites lutea chromosome 6, jaPorLute2.1, whole genome shotgun sequence contains the following coding sequences:
- the LOC140940944 gene encoding polyunsaturated fatty acid 5-lipoxygenase-like isoform X3 has translation MSLNLQLFLLLLITTLRYVSATPCEVSLLQHASPACKVSRNAALNQNKKIWTLKHDPDLHGFALLNMTSEQLGAIALQDPFIRYYASAYLQTTEASRESAALYRNITAGQEITELSEYLKLSAFFQSALEPAIGEYGRLPSRYEAFVDNKPEWINDKHFTQQRLAGPNPMSLKRVTVHGQEKRQCTVKTTDGRWCHFPFTYRGKVYHKCTTKDHHRRWCSTSQKYIFKNNFGRWGNCQGTEEQGMVGEDCSVKTTKGEWCHFPFTYYGRKYTKCTKDDHIRPWCSTTKNYTGKWGNCKGKEEKRGEQRGLDWKELKATLNPTFEWQKAVQAALDTDDSLESAIDQGRIYALRYEMCDDMARSPDLTDRDPRRKMWNFLSPIALFASKGNKYGKNELVPVAIQMDYKPDSAVYTPEDGGNWMLAKLNVQITDLGYAQIVEHLAKVHYLMEPFCVILKRTFSSQHPLHQMLKFHCREITVPNTFGTPTLVNEAAFMDLLFAYGNTGTTRLLKDSHKVATWEVTNLKEEVKKRGLDDRRLIPYFPYRDDGEEILGVIDDVVEKYVSLYYKDDKAVQEDKELEAFLNELSLNGTGENGGIGRIQKFPARIDSKEELCDIVTRIIAHLSLQHTACNFLLADYAVYIPNLPTKLYNDSRVKEGEFSVYRLPNRFTSAIEAGFSNGLAGFRFDSLFDYGNSLEDSKAANIVNDHYSYLMLVVQPKLQERNKKRKDKDDLTYPYFIPRWIPNGVQT, from the exons GTATGTATCAGCGACGCCATGTGAAGTATCCCTTCTCCAGCACGCCAGTCCTGCCTGTAAAGTGTCGAGAAATGCTGCCTTAAATCAGAACAAGAAGATCTGGACCTTAAAACATGATCCAGATTTACATGGCTTTGCCTTACTGAACATGACCTCTGAGCAGCTGGGAGCTATTGCTTTGCAAGATCCCTTTATACGATACTACGCTTCGGCATATCTTCAAACCACGGAAGCAAGCAGGGAATCCGCTGCCTTGTACAGAAATATAACCGCTGGTCAGGAAATCACGGAACTATCAGAATATCTGAAGTTGTCAGCGTTTTTTCAGTCGGCTCTAGAACCTGCAATTGGC GAGTATGGTCGGTTGCCATCACGATATGAAGCCTTCGTCGACAATAAGCCCGAGTGGATAAACGACAAGCACTTTACTCAGCAACGCCTGGCAGGCCCCAATCCCATGTCACTGAAGCGGGTGACAGTTCACGGACAAG AAAAGAGACAATGCACAGTAAAAACGACTGACGGAAGATGGTGCCATTTCCCGTTTACTTATCGTGGTAAAGTCTATCACAAGTGTACAACTAAAGACCATCATAGACGTTGGTGTTCAACGAGTCAGAAATATatcttcaaaaataattttggaagATGGGGAAACTGTCAAG GTACTGAAGAACAGGGAATGG TCGGCGAGGACTGCAGTGTAAAGACCACAAAAGGTGAATGGTGCCATTTTCCATTTACCTATTATGGAAGGAAATATACGAAGTGCACTAAAGATGATCACATTCGACCGTGGTGCTCAACTACAAAAAACTACACAGGCAAATGGGGAAATTGCAAAG GGAAAGAAGAGAAGAGAGGAGAGCAGCGTG GACTTGATTGGAAGGAACTAAAGGCAACATTGAATCCCACCTTTGAATGGCAAAAAGCCGTTCAAGCAGCTCTGGATACAGACGACTCTTTAGAATCG GCTATAGATCAGGGCCGCATTTACGCTTTACGATATGAGATGTGTGACGACATGGCAAGATCACCAGATCTTACTGATAGAGATCCTCGAAGAAAAATGTGGAACTTTCTCTCTCCTATCGCCTTGTTTGCGTCTAAGGGGAATAAATACGGCAAAAATGAGCTTGTTCCTGTGGCCATTCAAATGGATTATAAACCAG ATTCAGCGGTGTACACTCCTGAAGATGGCGGCAACTGGATGCTGGCTAAGCTCAATGTCCAAATCACAGATCTCGGCTACGCACAAATCGTGGAGCACCTCGCAAAG gttcaCTATCTGATGGAGCCATTTTGTGTTATACTAAAACGGACCTTTTCATCCCAGCATCCTCTGCATCAAATGCTAAAGTTTCATTGCAGGGAAATAACTGTCCCAAACACATTTGGGACTCCAACGCTTGTAAACGAGGCAGCGTTTATGGATTTGCTCTTTGCGTATGGCAATACCGGCACCACAAGACTTCTGAAAGACTCTCATAAAGTCGCCACGTGGGAGGTGACAAATTTGAAAGAAGAAGTAAAG AAACGTGGACTAGATGACAGGAGACTTATTCCATACTTTCCTTACCGTGATGATGGCGAGGAGATTTTAGGAGTAATCGATGACGTGGTGGAGAAATACGTCTCTTT ATATTATAAAGACGATAAAGCTGTCCAGGAAGACAAGGAACTCGAGGCTTTCCTCAATGAATTATCTCTCAACGGAACTGGAGAGAATGGCGGAATTGGAAGA ATACAAAAGTTCCCTGCAAGAATTGACTCCAAAGAAGAACTCTGTGATATTGTTACCCGGATTATCGCACACCTAAGCCTTCAGCACACCGCATGCAACTTCCTGCTGGCAGACTATGCTGTGTACATCCCTAATCTGCCAACGAAACTGTACAATGATAGCAGAGTTAAAGAGGGTGAATTCTCTGTTTACCGACTCCCAAACAGGTTTACATCTGCG ATTGAGGCAGGCTTCAGCAACGGGTTAGCAGGTTTCCGCTTTGATTCACTGTTTGACTACGGCAACAGTCTTGAGGACAGTAAGGCCGCTAACATTGTCAACGATCACTACAGCTACTTGATGCTTGTTGTTCAACCTAAACTGCAAGAAAGGAACAAGAAACGGAAGGACAAGGATGACCTAACATATCCCTACTTCATTCCAAGATGGATTCCGAACGGAGTTCAGACCTAG
- the LOC140940944 gene encoding polyunsaturated fatty acid 5-lipoxygenase-like isoform X2, which yields MSLNLQLFLLLLITTLRYVSATPCEVSLLQHASPACKVSRNAALNQNKKIWTLKHDPDLHGFALLNMTSEQLGAIALQDPFIRYYASAYLQTTEASRESAALYRNITAGQEITELSEYLKLSAFFQSALEPAIGEYGRLPSRYEAFVDNKPEWINDKHFTQQRLAGPNPMSLKRVTVHGQEKRQCTVKTTDGRWCHFPFTYRGKVYHKCTTKDHHRRWCSTSQKYIFKNNFGRWGNCQGTEEQGMVGEDCSVKTTKGEWCHFPFTYYGRKYTKCTKDDHIRPWCSTTKNYTGKWGNCKGKEEKRGEQRGPIGLDWKELKATLNPTFEWQKAVQAALDTDDSLESAIDQGRIYALRYEMCDDMARSPDLTDRDPRRKMWNFLSPIALFASKGNKYGKNELVPVAIQMDYKPDSAVYTPEDGGNWMLAKLNVQITDLGYAQIVEHLAKVHYLMEPFCVILKRTFSSQHPLHQMLKFHCREITVPNTFGTPTLVNEAAFMDLLFAYGNTGTTRLLKDSHKVATWEVTNLKEEVKKRGLDDRRLIPYFPYRDDGEEILGVIDDVVEKYVSLYYKDDKAVQEDKELEAFLNELSLNGTGENGGIGRIQKFPARIDSKEELCDIVTRIIAHLSLQHTACNFLLADYAVYIPNLPTKLYNDSRVKEGEFSVYRLPNRFTSAIEAGFSNGLAGFRFDSLFDYGNSLEDSKAANIVNDHYSYLMLVVQPKLQERNKKRKDKDDLTYPYFIPRWIPNGVQT from the exons GTATGTATCAGCGACGCCATGTGAAGTATCCCTTCTCCAGCACGCCAGTCCTGCCTGTAAAGTGTCGAGAAATGCTGCCTTAAATCAGAACAAGAAGATCTGGACCTTAAAACATGATCCAGATTTACATGGCTTTGCCTTACTGAACATGACCTCTGAGCAGCTGGGAGCTATTGCTTTGCAAGATCCCTTTATACGATACTACGCTTCGGCATATCTTCAAACCACGGAAGCAAGCAGGGAATCCGCTGCCTTGTACAGAAATATAACCGCTGGTCAGGAAATCACGGAACTATCAGAATATCTGAAGTTGTCAGCGTTTTTTCAGTCGGCTCTAGAACCTGCAATTGGC GAGTATGGTCGGTTGCCATCACGATATGAAGCCTTCGTCGACAATAAGCCCGAGTGGATAAACGACAAGCACTTTACTCAGCAACGCCTGGCAGGCCCCAATCCCATGTCACTGAAGCGGGTGACAGTTCACGGACAAG AAAAGAGACAATGCACAGTAAAAACGACTGACGGAAGATGGTGCCATTTCCCGTTTACTTATCGTGGTAAAGTCTATCACAAGTGTACAACTAAAGACCATCATAGACGTTGGTGTTCAACGAGTCAGAAATATatcttcaaaaataattttggaagATGGGGAAACTGTCAAG GTACTGAAGAACAGGGAATGG TCGGCGAGGACTGCAGTGTAAAGACCACAAAAGGTGAATGGTGCCATTTTCCATTTACCTATTATGGAAGGAAATATACGAAGTGCACTAAAGATGATCACATTCGACCGTGGTGCTCAACTACAAAAAACTACACAGGCAAATGGGGAAATTGCAAAG GGAAAGAAGAGAAGAGAGGAGAGCAGCGTG GACCAATAGGACTTGATTGGAAGGAACTAAAGGCAACATTGAATCCCACCTTTGAATGGCAAAAAGCCGTTCAAGCAGCTCTGGATACAGACGACTCTTTAGAATCG GCTATAGATCAGGGCCGCATTTACGCTTTACGATATGAGATGTGTGACGACATGGCAAGATCACCAGATCTTACTGATAGAGATCCTCGAAGAAAAATGTGGAACTTTCTCTCTCCTATCGCCTTGTTTGCGTCTAAGGGGAATAAATACGGCAAAAATGAGCTTGTTCCTGTGGCCATTCAAATGGATTATAAACCAG ATTCAGCGGTGTACACTCCTGAAGATGGCGGCAACTGGATGCTGGCTAAGCTCAATGTCCAAATCACAGATCTCGGCTACGCACAAATCGTGGAGCACCTCGCAAAG gttcaCTATCTGATGGAGCCATTTTGTGTTATACTAAAACGGACCTTTTCATCCCAGCATCCTCTGCATCAAATGCTAAAGTTTCATTGCAGGGAAATAACTGTCCCAAACACATTTGGGACTCCAACGCTTGTAAACGAGGCAGCGTTTATGGATTTGCTCTTTGCGTATGGCAATACCGGCACCACAAGACTTCTGAAAGACTCTCATAAAGTCGCCACGTGGGAGGTGACAAATTTGAAAGAAGAAGTAAAG AAACGTGGACTAGATGACAGGAGACTTATTCCATACTTTCCTTACCGTGATGATGGCGAGGAGATTTTAGGAGTAATCGATGACGTGGTGGAGAAATACGTCTCTTT ATATTATAAAGACGATAAAGCTGTCCAGGAAGACAAGGAACTCGAGGCTTTCCTCAATGAATTATCTCTCAACGGAACTGGAGAGAATGGCGGAATTGGAAGA ATACAAAAGTTCCCTGCAAGAATTGACTCCAAAGAAGAACTCTGTGATATTGTTACCCGGATTATCGCACACCTAAGCCTTCAGCACACCGCATGCAACTTCCTGCTGGCAGACTATGCTGTGTACATCCCTAATCTGCCAACGAAACTGTACAATGATAGCAGAGTTAAAGAGGGTGAATTCTCTGTTTACCGACTCCCAAACAGGTTTACATCTGCG ATTGAGGCAGGCTTCAGCAACGGGTTAGCAGGTTTCCGCTTTGATTCACTGTTTGACTACGGCAACAGTCTTGAGGACAGTAAGGCCGCTAACATTGTCAACGATCACTACAGCTACTTGATGCTTGTTGTTCAACCTAAACTGCAAGAAAGGAACAAGAAACGGAAGGACAAGGATGACCTAACATATCCCTACTTCATTCCAAGATGGATTCCGAACGGAGTTCAGACCTAG
- the LOC140940944 gene encoding polyunsaturated fatty acid 5-lipoxygenase-like isoform X5 → MVGEDCSVKTTKGEWCHFPFTYYGRKYTKCTKDDHIRPWCSTTKNYTGKWGNCKGKEEKRGEQRGPIGLDWKELKATLNPTFEWQKAVQAALDTDDSLESAIDQGRIYALRYEMCDDMARSPDLTDRDPRRKMWNFLSPIALFASKGNKYGKNELVPVAIQMDYKPDSAVYTPEDGGNWMLAKLNVQITDLGYAQIVEHLAKVHYLMEPFCVILKRTFSSQHPLHQMLKFHCREITVPNTFGTPTLVNEAAFMDLLFAYGNTGTTRLLKDSHKVATWEVTNLKEEVKKRGLDDRRLIPYFPYRDDGEEILGVIDDVVEKYVSLYYKDDKAVQEDKELEAFLNELSLNGTGENGGIGRIQKFPARIDSKEELCDIVTRIIAHLSLQHTACNFLLADYAVYIPNLPTKLYNDSRVKEGEFSVYRLPNRFTSAIEAGFSNGLAGFRFDSLFDYGNSLEDSKAANIVNDHYSYLMLVVQPKLQERNKKRKDKDDLTYPYFIPRWIPNGVQT, encoded by the exons ATGG TCGGCGAGGACTGCAGTGTAAAGACCACAAAAGGTGAATGGTGCCATTTTCCATTTACCTATTATGGAAGGAAATATACGAAGTGCACTAAAGATGATCACATTCGACCGTGGTGCTCAACTACAAAAAACTACACAGGCAAATGGGGAAATTGCAAAG GGAAAGAAGAGAAGAGAGGAGAGCAGCGTG GACCAATAGGACTTGATTGGAAGGAACTAAAGGCAACATTGAATCCCACCTTTGAATGGCAAAAAGCCGTTCAAGCAGCTCTGGATACAGACGACTCTTTAGAATCG GCTATAGATCAGGGCCGCATTTACGCTTTACGATATGAGATGTGTGACGACATGGCAAGATCACCAGATCTTACTGATAGAGATCCTCGAAGAAAAATGTGGAACTTTCTCTCTCCTATCGCCTTGTTTGCGTCTAAGGGGAATAAATACGGCAAAAATGAGCTTGTTCCTGTGGCCATTCAAATGGATTATAAACCAG ATTCAGCGGTGTACACTCCTGAAGATGGCGGCAACTGGATGCTGGCTAAGCTCAATGTCCAAATCACAGATCTCGGCTACGCACAAATCGTGGAGCACCTCGCAAAG gttcaCTATCTGATGGAGCCATTTTGTGTTATACTAAAACGGACCTTTTCATCCCAGCATCCTCTGCATCAAATGCTAAAGTTTCATTGCAGGGAAATAACTGTCCCAAACACATTTGGGACTCCAACGCTTGTAAACGAGGCAGCGTTTATGGATTTGCTCTTTGCGTATGGCAATACCGGCACCACAAGACTTCTGAAAGACTCTCATAAAGTCGCCACGTGGGAGGTGACAAATTTGAAAGAAGAAGTAAAG AAACGTGGACTAGATGACAGGAGACTTATTCCATACTTTCCTTACCGTGATGATGGCGAGGAGATTTTAGGAGTAATCGATGACGTGGTGGAGAAATACGTCTCTTT ATATTATAAAGACGATAAAGCTGTCCAGGAAGACAAGGAACTCGAGGCTTTCCTCAATGAATTATCTCTCAACGGAACTGGAGAGAATGGCGGAATTGGAAGA ATACAAAAGTTCCCTGCAAGAATTGACTCCAAAGAAGAACTCTGTGATATTGTTACCCGGATTATCGCACACCTAAGCCTTCAGCACACCGCATGCAACTTCCTGCTGGCAGACTATGCTGTGTACATCCCTAATCTGCCAACGAAACTGTACAATGATAGCAGAGTTAAAGAGGGTGAATTCTCTGTTTACCGACTCCCAAACAGGTTTACATCTGCG ATTGAGGCAGGCTTCAGCAACGGGTTAGCAGGTTTCCGCTTTGATTCACTGTTTGACTACGGCAACAGTCTTGAGGACAGTAAGGCCGCTAACATTGTCAACGATCACTACAGCTACTTGATGCTTGTTGTTCAACCTAAACTGCAAGAAAGGAACAAGAAACGGAAGGACAAGGATGACCTAACATATCCCTACTTCATTCCAAGATGGATTCCGAACGGAGTTCAGACCTAG
- the LOC140940944 gene encoding polyunsaturated fatty acid 5-lipoxygenase-like isoform X4 — protein MSLNLQLFLLLLITTLRYVSATPCEVSLLQHASPACKVSRNAALNQNKKIWTLKHDPDLHGFALLNMTSEQLGAIALQDPFIRYYASAYLQTTEASRESAALYRNITAGQEITELSEYLKLSAFFQSALEPAIGEYGRLPSRYEAFVDNKPEWINDKHFTQQRLAGPNPMSLKRVTVHGQGKEEKRGEQRGPIGLDWKELKATLNPTFEWQKAVQAALDTDDSLESAIDQGRIYALRYEMCDDMARSPDLTDRDPRRKMWNFLSPIALFASKGNKYGKNELVPVAIQMDYKPDSAVYTPEDGGNWMLAKLNVQITDLGYAQIVEHLAKVHYLMEPFCVILKRTFSSQHPLHQMLKFHCREITVPNTFGTPTLVNEAAFMDLLFAYGNTGTTRLLKDSHKVATWEVTNLKEEVKKRGLDDRRLIPYFPYRDDGEEILGVIDDVVEKYVSLYYKDDKAVQEDKELEAFLNELSLNGTGENGGIGRIQKFPARIDSKEELCDIVTRIIAHLSLQHTACNFLLADYAVYIPNLPTKLYNDSRVKEGEFSVYRLPNRFTSAIEAGFSNGLAGFRFDSLFDYGNSLEDSKAANIVNDHYSYLMLVVQPKLQERNKKRKDKDDLTYPYFIPRWIPNGVQT, from the exons GTATGTATCAGCGACGCCATGTGAAGTATCCCTTCTCCAGCACGCCAGTCCTGCCTGTAAAGTGTCGAGAAATGCTGCCTTAAATCAGAACAAGAAGATCTGGACCTTAAAACATGATCCAGATTTACATGGCTTTGCCTTACTGAACATGACCTCTGAGCAGCTGGGAGCTATTGCTTTGCAAGATCCCTTTATACGATACTACGCTTCGGCATATCTTCAAACCACGGAAGCAAGCAGGGAATCCGCTGCCTTGTACAGAAATATAACCGCTGGTCAGGAAATCACGGAACTATCAGAATATCTGAAGTTGTCAGCGTTTTTTCAGTCGGCTCTAGAACCTGCAATTGGC GAGTATGGTCGGTTGCCATCACGATATGAAGCCTTCGTCGACAATAAGCCCGAGTGGATAAACGACAAGCACTTTACTCAGCAACGCCTGGCAGGCCCCAATCCCATGTCACTGAAGCGGGTGACAGTTCACGGACAAG GGAAAGAAGAGAAGAGAGGAGAGCAGCGTG GACCAATAGGACTTGATTGGAAGGAACTAAAGGCAACATTGAATCCCACCTTTGAATGGCAAAAAGCCGTTCAAGCAGCTCTGGATACAGACGACTCTTTAGAATCG GCTATAGATCAGGGCCGCATTTACGCTTTACGATATGAGATGTGTGACGACATGGCAAGATCACCAGATCTTACTGATAGAGATCCTCGAAGAAAAATGTGGAACTTTCTCTCTCCTATCGCCTTGTTTGCGTCTAAGGGGAATAAATACGGCAAAAATGAGCTTGTTCCTGTGGCCATTCAAATGGATTATAAACCAG ATTCAGCGGTGTACACTCCTGAAGATGGCGGCAACTGGATGCTGGCTAAGCTCAATGTCCAAATCACAGATCTCGGCTACGCACAAATCGTGGAGCACCTCGCAAAG gttcaCTATCTGATGGAGCCATTTTGTGTTATACTAAAACGGACCTTTTCATCCCAGCATCCTCTGCATCAAATGCTAAAGTTTCATTGCAGGGAAATAACTGTCCCAAACACATTTGGGACTCCAACGCTTGTAAACGAGGCAGCGTTTATGGATTTGCTCTTTGCGTATGGCAATACCGGCACCACAAGACTTCTGAAAGACTCTCATAAAGTCGCCACGTGGGAGGTGACAAATTTGAAAGAAGAAGTAAAG AAACGTGGACTAGATGACAGGAGACTTATTCCATACTTTCCTTACCGTGATGATGGCGAGGAGATTTTAGGAGTAATCGATGACGTGGTGGAGAAATACGTCTCTTT ATATTATAAAGACGATAAAGCTGTCCAGGAAGACAAGGAACTCGAGGCTTTCCTCAATGAATTATCTCTCAACGGAACTGGAGAGAATGGCGGAATTGGAAGA ATACAAAAGTTCCCTGCAAGAATTGACTCCAAAGAAGAACTCTGTGATATTGTTACCCGGATTATCGCACACCTAAGCCTTCAGCACACCGCATGCAACTTCCTGCTGGCAGACTATGCTGTGTACATCCCTAATCTGCCAACGAAACTGTACAATGATAGCAGAGTTAAAGAGGGTGAATTCTCTGTTTACCGACTCCCAAACAGGTTTACATCTGCG ATTGAGGCAGGCTTCAGCAACGGGTTAGCAGGTTTCCGCTTTGATTCACTGTTTGACTACGGCAACAGTCTTGAGGACAGTAAGGCCGCTAACATTGTCAACGATCACTACAGCTACTTGATGCTTGTTGTTCAACCTAAACTGCAAGAAAGGAACAAGAAACGGAAGGACAAGGATGACCTAACATATCCCTACTTCATTCCAAGATGGATTCCGAACGGAGTTCAGACCTAG